GCGGAAGAGGAACGCATACCTGCGCGAGCTGCCAGCCTTTGCCAAAGGCACGCAAAAAGGCTGTCCCGCAGGTTTAATGCACCGTAACGATTTCCCCGCATATGCTATTGTTGTTACGAACAATAGGCGGATGTCTAGATAAGCGCGTCGGCGCAGCTAGAGACATCCGGTATGCGGGGAGGGCTGCGGGTTGTTCGCGCATTTTGCTTCTTTGCTGGTGCTTGCTTTTGCCGTCAGCGTGGACGGCTTCGGAGTAGGCGTGACATACGGATTGCGGCGAATAAGAATACCGCTCTTGTCGGTTGTCATTATCGCTTGTTGCTCAGGTTTGGTCATTTTCCTATCGATGATAGTGGGTTCATGGATTACGGGGTATTTGTCGCCTTTTGTGGCTAAGCTGATTGGAGCCGTTGTACTTGTGGGCATTGGCACATGGGCGCTGCTGCAGCTTCGGCGGAGCGGCCGGGAAGCGGGAGCTGCCGAGGGCCAGGCTGAAGGTGATGCGGATCATTCGGCGGGGTCCGATCAGGAGCAGATTGACCGCACGCATCCGGTTCTTGTCGTGATCGTTGAATTGAAGCGCTTGGGATTGGTTATACAAATATTGCGGACTCCGCAAGCCGCCGACGTGGATAAGTCGGGTACGATCTCCGCAACCGAAGCGTTAATGCTTGGCGTAGCCTTGTCGTTTGACGCATTTGGCGCCGGAATCGGAGCGGCTATGATCGGATTATCTCCTTTATTAACACCTATTATGATTGCTGCAGCCAGTGCTTT
This region of Paenibacillus sp. JDR-2 genomic DNA includes:
- the ytaF gene encoding sporulation membrane protein YtaF; the protein is MFAHFASLLVLAFAVSVDGFGVGVTYGLRRIRIPLLSVVIIACCSGLVIFLSMIVGSWITGYLSPFVAKLIGAVVLVGIGTWALLQLRRSGREAGAAEGQAEGDADHSAGSDQEQIDRTHPVLVVIVELKRLGLVIQILRTPQAADVDKSGTISATEALMLGVALSFDAFGAGIGAAMIGLSPLLTPIMIAAASALFLLGGMRFGFRFSNWKGMRAISVLPGILLIIIGILKLL